The following coding sequences are from one Leptolyngbya sp. NIES-3755 window:
- a CDS encoding cell division protein (similar to AA sequence:cyanobase_aa:LBDG_47710), with product MKSSWRTILLWAIPALVVGFFLWQGSIAPAAPNTSRNTASTRMTYGRFLEYLDANRITSVDLYDGGRTAIVEAVDPDLDNRLQRLRVDLPGNTPELVTRLRSAGVNLDSHPIRNDGAVWNLLGNLIFPILLLGGLFFLFRRSGNVPGGPGQAMNFGKSRARFQMEAKTGVLFDDVAGIEEAKEELQEVVTFLKKPERFTAVGAKIPKGVLLVGPPGTGKTLLAKAIAGEAGVPFFSISGSEFVEMFVGVGASRVRDLFKKAKENAPCIIFIDEIDAVGRQRGAGIGGGNDEREQTLNQLLTEMDGFEGNTGIIIIAATNRPDVLDSALLRPGRFDRQVTVDVPDIKGRLEVLNVHARNKKISEEVSLEAIARRTPGFSGADLANLLNEAAILTARRRKDAITMLEIDDAVDRVVAGMEGTPLTDSKSKRLIAYHEIGHAIVGTLVKEHDPVQKVTLVPRGQARGLTWFMPSEDQGLISRSQILARIKGALGGRAAEEVIFGDAEVTTGAGGDIQQVTGMARQMVTRYGMSDLGPLSLESQQGEVFLGAGWTTRSEYSEEIAARIDAQVRSIVEHCLEDTRRIIRENREVIDRLVDLLVDKETIDGDEFRQIVAEYTAVPEKERYVPQL from the coding sequence ATGAAATCTTCTTGGAGAACCATCCTGCTTTGGGCAATTCCCGCGCTTGTCGTTGGGTTTTTCCTATGGCAAGGATCAATCGCTCCAGCCGCACCCAATACAAGTCGAAACACCGCCAGCACTCGGATGACTTATGGACGGTTCTTGGAGTACTTAGATGCTAATCGAATTACTAGCGTTGATTTATATGATGGCGGTCGAACTGCGATCGTAGAAGCAGTCGATCCAGATTTGGACAATCGGCTACAACGCTTACGAGTCGATCTCCCTGGCAATACTCCCGAACTCGTGACCCGTCTTCGTTCAGCAGGTGTTAATCTCGATTCTCATCCCATCCGCAATGATGGAGCCGTCTGGAACCTTCTCGGAAACTTGATTTTCCCGATTCTGCTCTTAGGTGGATTGTTCTTCTTGTTCCGCCGCTCTGGAAACGTTCCGGGTGGTCCTGGACAAGCCATGAACTTCGGAAAATCCCGCGCTCGTTTTCAAATGGAAGCGAAGACTGGCGTTCTGTTTGATGATGTCGCAGGCATCGAAGAAGCGAAGGAAGAATTACAAGAAGTTGTCACCTTCCTGAAAAAGCCCGAGCGCTTTACCGCAGTGGGCGCAAAAATTCCTAAAGGGGTTCTGCTCGTTGGACCTCCTGGAACGGGTAAGACATTGTTGGCAAAAGCGATCGCAGGTGAAGCGGGTGTCCCCTTCTTCTCGATCTCTGGTTCCGAATTCGTCGAAATGTTCGTCGGTGTGGGTGCTTCCCGTGTCCGTGACCTATTCAAGAAGGCGAAAGAGAACGCACCTTGTATCATCTTTATCGATGAAATTGATGCAGTTGGTCGCCAACGTGGAGCCGGTATCGGTGGCGGAAACGATGAGCGCGAACAGACTTTGAACCAACTTCTCACCGAGATGGATGGTTTTGAAGGCAATACTGGAATCATCATTATTGCCGCAACGAACCGCCCAGACGTGCTTGACTCTGCTCTGTTGCGTCCAGGTCGCTTCGATCGACAAGTTACCGTCGATGTTCCTGATATCAAAGGTCGTCTCGAAGTTCTGAACGTTCACGCTCGTAACAAGAAAATTTCAGAAGAAGTTTCACTCGAAGCGATCGCTCGTCGGACTCCTGGTTTCTCTGGGGCTGACTTAGCGAACTTACTAAACGAAGCTGCAATTCTGACTGCTCGTCGTCGCAAAGATGCCATCACAATGCTCGAAATTGATGATGCCGTCGATCGCGTTGTCGCAGGAATGGAAGGGACACCGCTGACCGATAGTAAGAGCAAGCGTTTGATCGCTTATCACGAAATCGGACATGCGATCGTTGGAACCTTAGTGAAAGAGCACGATCCAGTGCAGAAAGTGACGCTTGTTCCGCGTGGTCAGGCTCGTGGTTTGACTTGGTTTATGCCGAGTGAAGATCAAGGACTAATTTCGCGATCGCAAATCTTGGCACGAATCAAAGGTGCTTTGGGTGGACGTGCTGCTGAAGAAGTGATCTTCGGAGATGCGGAAGTAACCACAGGTGCAGGCGGTGATATTCAACAAGTCACTGGAATGGCACGTCAGATGGTCACTCGCTACGGGATGTCTGATTTAGGTCCGTTGTCGCTCGAAAGTCAACAAGGCGAAGTCTTCTTGGGTGCGGGTTGGACGACGCGATCGGAATATTCTGAAGAAATCGCGGCTCGAATCGATGCTCAAGTGCGTTCTATTGTAGAACATTGCTTGGAAGATACTCGCCGGATTATTCGTGAAAATCGGGAAGTCATCGATCGCTTAGTCGATCTATTAGTGGACAAAGAAACCATTGATGGGGATGAGTTCCGTCAAATCGTTGCAGAGTATACGGCGGTTCCTGAGAAAGAACGCTACGTACCTCAACTGTAG
- a CDS encoding glutamyl-tRNA synthetase GltX (similar to AA sequence:cyanobase_aa:LBDG_47700), with the protein MTVRVRLAPSPTGNLHIGTARTAVFNWLFARHHGGTFILRIEDTDLERSKPEYTQNIFEGLTWLGLNWDEEPVYQTARMDLYREKIKQLLDRGLAYRAYDTPEELDAMRETQKARNEAPRYNNRHRNLTPEQEAAYLAEGRKPVIRFKIEDSREISWTDLVRGTVTWKGRDLGGDMVIARAAEGEEIGQPLYNFVVVVDDIDMQISHVIRGEDHIGNTPKQILLYEALGANLPEFGHTPLILNQAGAKLSKRDGVTSISDFKNMGYTAEALANYMTLLGWSPPEPMTEIFTLSEAAEKFGFDRVNKAGAKFDWDKLNWLNGQYIHAMPIPQATDLLIPIWKSAGYVFDENIDRAWLEQVTALVAPSLSRLNEAVEMTRYLFQPLEFTDDAKAQMQQDGATTAIKAILEAMPSPLTEAATQDVIKQVVKEQNLKKGVVMKSLRAALTGALQGPDLVQSWLLLNQKGLDRERFEQALSIVA; encoded by the coding sequence ATGACAGTTCGCGTTCGTCTTGCACCCAGTCCAACTGGCAATCTCCACATCGGAACGGCTAGAACTGCGGTATTTAACTGGCTGTTTGCCCGTCATCACGGTGGAACATTCATTCTTCGCATCGAAGACACCGATTTAGAGCGATCGAAGCCTGAATACACTCAGAATATTTTCGAGGGTTTAACCTGGCTTGGTTTGAATTGGGACGAAGAACCCGTCTATCAAACTGCTCGGATGGATTTGTATCGCGAAAAAATCAAGCAACTTCTCGATCGAGGACTTGCTTATCGCGCTTACGATACGCCAGAGGAATTGGACGCGATGCGAGAAACTCAGAAAGCCAGAAACGAAGCACCCCGATACAATAATCGCCACCGAAATTTGACTCCAGAACAGGAAGCGGCTTACTTGGCTGAAGGTCGCAAGCCTGTGATTCGGTTCAAGATCGAAGACAGTCGAGAAATTTCCTGGACAGATCTCGTTCGCGGAACCGTAACTTGGAAAGGTCGCGATCTCGGTGGCGATATGGTGATTGCTCGTGCCGCAGAAGGCGAAGAAATCGGACAACCGCTCTATAACTTTGTGGTAGTTGTGGACGATATCGATATGCAAATCAGCCACGTGATTCGAGGCGAGGATCATATTGGTAACACACCCAAGCAAATCCTACTCTACGAAGCTCTGGGTGCGAACTTACCAGAATTTGGACATACGCCGCTCATTCTGAATCAAGCAGGCGCGAAACTGTCAAAACGCGATGGTGTGACCTCAATTTCTGACTTTAAGAATATGGGCTACACCGCAGAAGCACTCGCGAATTACATGACGCTTCTCGGCTGGTCTCCACCTGAACCGATGACTGAGATTTTCACACTTTCAGAAGCGGCTGAGAAATTCGGCTTCGATCGCGTCAATAAAGCAGGAGCCAAATTCGACTGGGATAAATTGAACTGGCTTAACGGACAGTACATTCACGCAATGCCGATTCCCCAAGCGACGGATTTGTTAATCCCAATTTGGAAATCAGCGGGATACGTCTTTGATGAAAATATCGATCGTGCTTGGCTCGAACAAGTTACAGCCCTCGTTGCTCCCAGTCTTTCTCGCTTAAATGAAGCAGTCGAAATGACGCGCTATCTATTCCAACCGTTGGAATTCACCGATGACGCGAAAGCTCAAATGCAGCAAGACGGCGCTACCACAGCGATTAAAGCAATCTTAGAAGCGATGCCTTCTCCACTTACTGAGGCTGCGACTCAAGACGTGATCAAACAAGTCGTGAAAGAGCAGAATTTAAAGAAAGGTGTGGTGATGAAATCGCTCAGAGCCGCATTAACTGGAGCGCTTCAAGGACCGGATTTAGTTCAGTCTTGGTTGTTGTTGAATCAGAAAGGACTCGATCGAGAACGGTTTGAGCAGGCATTGTCGATCGTGGCTTAA
- a CDS encoding response regulator receiver sensor signal transduction histidine kinase (similar to AA sequence:cyanobase_aa:LBDG_25020) produces the protein MVGEKIAIIEDEGVVALSLQLRLEAANYSVTGIADSAHSALSLVANTTPDLVLMDVGLKGEQNGIEIAHTIRDRWKIPVIFLTGYSDPEIIHSAQQTNLFGYLIKPIDPIELQSAIQIALQKHQHQQHLEHQIKQQSKELAVVHARLQHEIEQRRRTEAQIGQALEELHELKSRFITTASHEFRTPLSIILTSTELLQRLGADCPEDRRSRYFQKIRDAVRSMTTILTNALTLRRMGTDEVAPQLDCFDLQRFCTSLVSDLQQHDRIQFHFLGNDQQVSLDPELLSLIVNHLVGNALKFSKQSIELEVRSGHPQILITVSDRGLGIPKEDLPLILDPFHRAKNVDTIPGGGLGLSIVKQCVDLQNGTLSIQSELGQGTIVRVELPIKS, from the coding sequence ATGGTCGGTGAAAAAATTGCCATTATTGAAGATGAAGGGGTCGTAGCACTTAGTTTACAACTACGCTTAGAAGCTGCAAATTATTCTGTTACAGGTATTGCTGACTCCGCACATTCCGCACTGTCTTTAGTCGCAAATACGACACCTGATTTAGTGTTAATGGATGTTGGATTAAAAGGCGAACAAAACGGAATCGAAATCGCCCACACCATTCGCGATCGCTGGAAGATTCCGGTCATTTTTCTAACAGGCTACTCTGATCCAGAAATAATCCATTCGGCTCAACAAACGAATTTATTTGGATATCTAATCAAGCCGATTGATCCGATCGAGCTTCAAAGTGCGATTCAAATTGCGCTTCAAAAACATCAGCATCAACAGCACCTAGAACACCAAATCAAGCAGCAATCTAAAGAACTCGCTGTGGTTCACGCCCGTTTACAGCACGAAATTGAGCAGCGGCGGCGGACAGAAGCACAGATCGGTCAAGCGTTAGAAGAATTACACGAACTAAAATCGCGCTTTATCACGACTGCCTCTCACGAATTCCGAACCCCTTTATCGATTATTCTGACCTCTACTGAACTGTTGCAGCGACTTGGAGCGGATTGTCCTGAAGATCGTCGATCGCGCTATTTCCAAAAGATTCGCGATGCAGTGCGATCGATGACGACAATTTTGACCAATGCCCTGACGCTTCGGAGAATGGGCACAGATGAAGTCGCGCCACAACTCGACTGTTTTGATCTACAGCGATTTTGCACCAGTCTTGTGTCTGATCTTCAGCAGCACGATCGCATTCAGTTCCATTTTCTCGGCAATGATCAGCAGGTTAGTCTTGATCCCGAATTGCTGAGCTTGATCGTGAATCATCTGGTTGGCAATGCGCTGAAATTTTCCAAGCAGTCGATCGAGTTAGAAGTCCGCTCTGGTCATCCGCAGATTTTGATCACCGTGAGCGATCGCGGTTTGGGCATTCCAAAAGAAGATTTGCCTTTGATTCTTGATCCATTTCACCGCGCCAAAAATGTCGATACGATTCCGGGGGGCGGATTGGGATTGTCGATCGTCAAACAATGCGTCGATCTTCAGAATGGAACCCTCTCGATTCAGAGCGAATTGGGACAAGGCACGATCGTCCGGGTTGAACTTCCGATTAAATCCTAA
- a CDS encoding hypothetical protein (conserved hypothetical protein;~similar to AA sequence:cyanobase_aa:AM1_0280), with amino-acid sequence MQSDPEECRSGNGAIFDSSGSYRYALWRSWNDLPRVGFVMLNPNQADAELNDPTIRRCIGFAKAWGFGGLEVVNLFAYRAKTPQLLKQAAEPIGKDNDRYLFTLSGRVDLIILAWGNWGGFGGRHREVLPFFQTENIYTLGMTKLGHPKHPLYLRQDSDRIRWVE; translated from the coding sequence ATGCAGTCCGACCCGGAAGAATGCCGATCGGGTAATGGCGCGATTTTTGATTCGAGTGGCAGTTACCGATATGCACTGTGGCGAAGTTGGAACGATTTGCCGCGTGTCGGATTTGTCATGCTCAATCCTAATCAAGCCGATGCCGAATTGAATGATCCGACGATTCGACGCTGTATTGGGTTTGCAAAAGCTTGGGGGTTTGGAGGCTTAGAAGTGGTGAACCTATTCGCGTATCGGGCGAAAACACCGCAGTTATTAAAACAGGCAGCAGAACCGATCGGGAAAGACAACGATCGATATCTATTCACCCTTTCTGGGCGGGTTGATTTGATTATTTTAGCGTGGGGCAATTGGGGTGGATTTGGAGGACGACACCGCGAAGTATTGCCGTTTTTCCAAACAGAAAATATCTACACATTAGGAATGACAAAATTAGGACATCCGAAACATCCGTTGTATCTGCGACAAGACAGCGATCGCATTCGATGGGTAGAATAA